The Lacticaseibacillus pabuli region GACCCAGCCAATCATGGTGGGCGCGACGACCGCGACGGCCGAACGTGGCGTTCATCCGCTGCGTCACGGCAACAGGTGTCGTGAAGGCTGGGTTATCCCAGCCGAGGTTCTCACGCAAGGCCGCCACTTCCGACTTGCTCAGCACGCTGCCGTGAACTTTATTCGTCCCAGCATTTGGTGTGCCAAACCCGATGATTGTCCGCACTTCGATGAGTGATGGCTGATCAGTGTTTGCCTTGGCCGCGGTAATCGCGGCGTCAATAGCATCGAGGTCGGTGCCATCTTCAACCCGCTGGTAATCCCAACCGTAGCTCGCAAAACGCTCACCGTTGTTGCCGCTCTCGCTGCGCCCCATAGGCCCATCGAGCGAGACGTCGTTGGAGTCAAGCAGGACAATCAGCTTGCCCAATCCGAGGTGACCGGCTAGGCTACCCGCTTCGTGGCTAATGCCTTCCATGAGGTCCCCGTCGCTAGCAAGAACGAAGGTGAAGTGGTCCACCACGTCCGCGTTTGGCCGGTTGTACTGGTCAGCCAAGTGCTGTTCGGCCATTGCCATCCCGACTGCCATGCCCAGGCCCTGGCCCAAGGGACCGGTCGTGGCTTCGACACCGGGTACCAAGCCAAATTCGGGATGACCTGGCGTGCGGCTACCGATTTGACGGAAACCCTTCAGGTCGTCGGTCGTGATGTCAAAGCCGGCGATGTGTTCCAGCGCGTAGAGCATCGCGGAACCGTGACCTGCGCTCAGGATGAAGCGGTCGCGGTTGAACCACTTCACATCCTGGGGGGTAACCCGCATGTGATTGCGGAACAAGACGTAGGCCATAGGTGCGGCGCCAAGTGGCAAGCCAGGGTGCCCGGAATTTGCGTTTTCGATCTCGTCGATGGCGAGCATCCGGATGGTATTAACAGCTAACTGATCAGTTTCATCAAACATTGTTCTTCCTCCATTGTGATTTCCATGTTGCTGCACGTGATTTCTGGTCGCCGTTTGATGACAAACAAAAGGGCCCAGACATCAGCTGTCTGGGCCCCGAATACGGAAAGAGATTCTTCTCCGTTTTGGTAAAAAAAGGCCGCACAGCTGAAAATTAAGAATTTTCTCACTATGCGGCTACCAGTTATAAAGATGACAAATTGGTTTAGCTCGCATAGATACGTCCCACCAGGGCGCATCTACGCGACCTAGCGGCTAGCTAAACCAGTAATAACGATTTGATTGTAAAATTCGTTTGTTTGTCATGATTAGAACTCCTTTAATTTGATGAGATAAAATTAACATGGATTACAAAGCCTGTCAAACCTTTTTTGAAAAATCATGAACGTTTTCAAATAACAGAATTGCTGAATCCCACGCCAGCGACGTGTTTGCTAGGTGAAAAATTTTTTCAAACTTTTTTCATCAGCAGTTACCCTCACCTGCAAACATTAAAAAATGCCACCGCTACGCGCGGTGGCATTAACGCCTCATAATCTTGGTAAAAACGGCTTGCTAAAGTAATAGCCCTGGAAGTGCTGAATTCCTAGCTTATCATGGGCCCAGTCGACTTCTTCCTTGTTCTCAACACCCTCGAGGACAAAGTCGAGCTGGTGCTCGCTGGCCACCTGAACCCAAAACTTAATGCGCTCATGCAGTGATTCCATGGTCGTAGTCTGGCGCAGGTTTTGCATCGCAAACTTCACACCATCCGCATAGGGAAGAAGCTTGTTTACGACTTCGAAGGAATTGTCACTGCCGACGTCATCGATTTCCACTAGTACTTGGCCCGCTCGGTAGATCGCCGCGATATCGCGCATGACCTTCAGTGATGGGACATCAGTAATTTCGATGCTTAACTCATCCGGTCCCTCTTTGCTCTGGGCAAATTCAACCAGCGCATTGGCCACGTTGCGATCACTAAACTGTGCGGTGGTCAGGTTAATGGCAATACGCCGCGTGCTGGATTGTGCTAATGTCCGGCGCATGAGGTCAATTTGCGTTTGCACGGAAATATCAAACATTTCAGGCAAGACCCAACGCTCGTGTTCCTGATCAAACATCCGCAGCAGCAGTTCATTCCGGTAGCGGCCCTTACCATCAGCTGGTTTAATTGGTTGCGTAAAGTACGCGTAGGTTGCAATCAAATCGCGTTCGCCATTACCATGCACGGTTTCACCCTCTACCGTAATCGTGTCGCGTCCAGCATGCTTACTCAGGTACAGGTTATCATCGGCACGCTTTGCCAGGTCGTCAATGCTGTAGTCATTTGGCCGCAATGCCGTGATGCCCATCGAAATGGTAACCGAAATATCGTAATCACCGTAATGGTAGTGCGCCTTTTGCACCTGTTGCCAAATACTCTGCATTTCGTCTAGTACCGAATCGGGGTCGCAATCTGCAAAGGCAATCGCAAATTCCTCACCGCCCGTCCGGTAAAGCTTGTGTTTCCCAGGCAACTGACTGAGCTCGTCATCCAGTGTCGTCGCAACGCCAATCAGCACCGAGTTACCGGCGAGATGGCCATAATGATCATTGATTTGCTTAAAGTGATCAATATCGATGGAAACCATCGTGAGTTTGCGATTGTCCGCCCGTGCCTCGTCAAACATGTTGGCCATGTCCGCCTGGTACTGGTTGTAGTTTGCCGCATTGGTCAGCTGGTCAAAGCTGGCGAGCCGCTCGACTTCAGTTGCGTGGACAGCACGCCGGTGTTCACGGATCCAGAGGAAGGTTGCAATCCCTGTGACCGCCATGTACATCACGACCGCCTGGAAAATGATGACGCCACGCTGACTCGGCGCAGAGAACGGCGGAATCAGCAGCCAGAAAGTGAGGGCGACATATAGGAAGGTTACGGTGCTGGCCCAGAGATTCTGCCGAATCCGTTGCGGGTTAATCCGCATGTAAACAATGCCAATGAGTAGCAGGCCAACAGAAATGGCGAACTGCGGGCGGTTGAGCCCTAGCATGTGGTGCATGTACCAAACGGCGGCAATCCCGGCAATGCGAACCGCCAGCTCCCAATTGTTAATGCCAACGTCAATCAAGGGGAAAACTAGTAGGAATAAGCCTAAGTTATGACAGGCCATGCCAGTATCGGGATAGCTATACCCGATAAAGTGCAGCAGCATGCCCAAGCCAATGGTTAGCACCGGCATGAGCACCCGGGCAACAATCCGCCGCACGCGGTCGTTCTTCTCATCAAACGCGTATTCGTACAATTCTTGATAATGACGAATCACACCAGAAACGAAAAAGACGGCAACGAGGACCTCCACGAACCAAATCACAAAGTTCAACGGGTGCAGCCAAAGATGCATGATGATAGGCATACCAAATAAATTAATCTTCAACTAACTCGCTTCCCCTCATATGCGCCGCCATCATCAAAAACCATGGAGTGCCGCAGTTGAATTCTATATCAGGAATGTATATTATTAAAGTTAAATTGATTGTTATTTGTCACAATTTTTGGAATGACATTCGGACACCCTTTCTGAAATTGTTCAGTTTAACCGTTCAAAAATATGTCAGGACTTAATCGGTTAAATTTTGTCTTATGAAACCGCTTGACAGGCTACATCCATGTGGGTATTATGATTATGTAATTACCTAATAGGAGGAAAGCTCATGTCAGTCTACACACTCGATGATTTTGCCCGTCTCATTGATCACACCGATCTACATGCCGACGCCACCCGCGAAGACATGGTTCAATTATGCAAGGAAGCGAAAGAATATCACTTCAAGATGGTTGCCATCAACCAAGTTCAGTCCAAACTCTGTGCGGAGCAGCTAGCTGGTACCGATATCGACACGGGGGCGGCAATTGCCTTTCCTCTGGGTCAGACCACAATCGAAGCTAAGGAATTTGAAACGCAAAACGCTATCGATAATGGTGCCAACGAAATTGATTACGTCATCAACATTACCGAGCTCAAGGCGAAGAACTATGCCTACATTGAAGACGAAATGACCCGGATTGTGAAAATCTGTCATGCAGCTGGTATCCCTTGCAAAGTGATTTTTGAGAATCCTTACCTCACGAAAGACGAAATCAAGCAGGTTGCCCTCATTGCAAAGCGCGTGCAGCCTGACTTCATCAAGACCGCAACCGGCTTTGGCCCAAGTGGTGCAACCGTTGAAGACGTTCGTCTCATGAAGGCAACCGTGGGCCCAGACGTGAAGGTCAAGGCAGCAGGTGGTATCCGCAACTCTGACGACTTCCTCGCCATGATTGCGGCTGGTGCACAACGCATCGGGACTAGCTCTGGGATCAAGATCATTAACGCGCTCAAGGAACGTATGGCAACTGACGGCGTCACCAGCATTGAAGTTGATGATGGTCGCTAATGGATGAACAGCCTGGATGCCTGGCATTCAGGCTGTTTGTATTTATGGGATAATAAGGCGAACGCGCTTCTCTGCGGACTTTAGAACGGCTCCGAAACTCATAAGTCTGCGGCTAACAAAGAAATGACTTAGACCAGCAAAAAACGTTGGCCCAAGCCATTTATCCGTTAGTCCTCAACTTCTAAACGCGTTTCTCCGCACACTTTTTAGAACGGCTCCGAAACGCAGAAGTCTGCGGCTAACAAAGAAATGACTTAGACCAGCAAAAAACGCTGGCCCAAGCCATTTATCCGTTAGTCCTCAACTTCTAAACGCGTTTCTCCGCACACTTTTTAGAACGGCTCCAGACCGCAGAAACCTGCGGCTAACAAAATAATGGTCTAACCCAGCAAAACCCGCTGGCTTAAACCATTATTCCGTTAGTCCTCGGTTTCTAAACGCGGTCTTCCGCACACTTTAGAACGGCTCCAGACCGCAGAAACCTGCGGCTAACAAAATAATGGCTTAACCCAGCAAAACCCGCTGGCTTAAACCATTATTCCGTTAGTCCTCGGTTTCTAAACGCGGTCTTCCGCACACTTTAGAACGGCTCCAGACCGCAGAAACCTGCGGCTAACAAAATAATGGCTTAACCCAGCAAAACCCGCTGGCTTAAACCATTATTCCGTTAGTCCTCGGTTTCTAAACGCGGTCTTCCGCACACTTACTCGAAAGGATGGTGCCCATGACTGCGCCGAAATACCAATTTATTGAAGAGGACTTGCGCCAGCAAATCCTGGATGGTACTTATCCTGAGGGCACCATCATCCCCAAAGAACTCGAACTTGCCGCCCACTACAGCGTCAGCCGACCCACCATCCGCCAAGCCGTTCAAAACTTAGTTGATCAAGGCCTGCTGGAAAAGAAGCGCAAACGCGGCACCATGGTCCGGCAAAATAAGATTCGCCAGGAATTCACGCACATTATTGAGAGTTACGACCAGGAGATGCACGCTAAGGGACTCGCCACCACGACGCGAGTGCTCGATTTTCGCACCGAAGACGCGACCGCCGAAGTGGCCGCCAACCTGAAGCTGGATGCCGGTAGCAAAGTCTTCAAGCTAGTCCGCCTGCGTTACGCCGGCACGACACCAATTGTCCTCGTCACAACCTACCTGCCGTATGCACCACTACAAGATATGGCAACCCTCGACTTCACCCAGGTTTCTTTGTACGCCGAGCTCGCTAAGCGCAAAGCCGCCATCGTGCACGTCCGGCGTAAACTCGAGGTCATGGCCGCTGACGACACGACCAGTGCGCTACTCGATGTTCCCACCGCGTCTCCGTTATTCTTCTTCCACACGTTTGGGGATGCCAGTGGTGGTCGGCGCATCGAATACTCGATTGCGAGCTACCGCGGTGATACGAATTACTTTGTTTTCGATATCGACAATTCCAGTAGCAACCGTGATTTCCACATGTCATGACACAAAAAACAGTGTTTCCAGAAAATTTATCTGGAAACACTGTTTTTATATGCAGCATTATTTGATGTATGCCGTCTTATAACTCCACTGCGTCCCGGCCGTGTTGTGCACAAGGCCATGTACGTTCGACTTCTGCATCCAGGAGTAAACGCTCTGGTAAAGTGGTGTCACAGCCTGGTCGCGGGAAATAATCTTGCTGGCCTGAACCATGTCGTTCCAGCGGGCCTTAGGATTGTTGGCGTCCGACGTTGCGGCCTTGTTAACTAGCGTGTTGTACTGCACGTTCGCATACTTGCCGTAGTTATAAGCGGAGCCCTTCGTCATAATCTGCAGGAAGGACATTGGGTCGTTGTAATCAGCACCCCAACCACTCAGCATGATGTCGTAGTCACCGTTCTTCTCCTGCTCGTTGGCACCCTGCGTCGGCATGAGCTTGATGTTGATGGACATGCCAGGCATCAGATCCTCGACCTGGGCCTTGACGTACTGGACAACTTCCTTAGCAGTTGGATCATCACCACTGTCTGAGGCAGCCAGAAGGGTAATCTTCGCCTTGGATATTCCGGTTTCACGCTTGGCAGCATCCCACTTGGACTTGGCTAGCGCCTTGTCGTAAGTGTTCACGCCGCTAATCTGCTGGTCCTTGGAGAAATCAGTCCCCGTTTCCGGATTGCTTGCCAAAGAGCTAGCAACAAAGCCGGTTGGGATAATCGTGTTGACGCCGACAACCTTCTTCGACAACAGCTTGCGGTCAAGCGATGCGGAAAGTGCCTGCCGGAAGTTGCCGTTGTTCAAGAGTTTGTTCGTCTTAGCATTCTTACTGTTGAAATTGTAGTTCAGGAAGCTAACGAAGGAATAAGGATACGTGTGGTACTCCTTGTTCTTTGCGTAGTTAGACACCTGTGTCGGGTCAAGCTGACTCATATCCAGCTTGTTGGTCTGGAACAAATCCAAACTCGTAGCAGAATCAGAGACAACCTGGTAATTAATCTTGTTCAGCTTAACCTTGCTCTTGTCCCAGTAGTATGGGTTCTTGCTAAAGCTCCAGGTGTTCGCCGTCCCGTTCCACTTGGAAACCTTGAATGGCCCCGAGTAAACCGAGTACTTCGCGTTGGTACCATACTTCTTGCCGTACTTGTCAGCCACCTTTTGGCTTTGCGGGCCAAACAGTGGGTATGCCATCAGGACCTTGAAGTAACCAATGGGCTGATCCAGTTGAATCTGAAGCGTCCGCTTACCGGTTGCTTTAATCCCGAGTGTAGCGGGATCCGCCTTGCCGGTTGAAATGGCGTCCGCATTTTTCACGCCTGTAAACAGGTAGGCGTATGGGGATGCGGTCTTTGGTGTCACACTACGACGCCAGGAGTACACAAAATCGCTGGCCGTGATGGGGTCGCCATTGCTCCACTTGGCGTTCTTACGAATCGTGAACTGCCAAGTTTTCCCATCTGCGCTCTTCTTGGAAGATGCAGCGAGACCGGCAATCGGCTTGCCCTTCTTGCCCAGGCGGTAAAAGCTTTCGTAGACATTACCCGTCTGACCATAACCAGTGGACTTAGAGATATCAATCGTGTCCAGCTGTGCCGCAGCAGGCAGGTTCAAGACCTGTTTGTTGCTGGCACTGTTGGACTTGCCGCCGCACGCCGCGAGGACCAGAGCGGACAACGCAACGGTAGCGGATACAGCAACAATCTTTTGCCAATTCTTTTTCATATTTCTTCTTCTCCCTACTTCAATTCGGGCACAGGCAATACGTGATACGCTTGCCCGCGTTAATAGCGGTTGTCCTGCCAATGAGGAACAACGACTTTAACGCGCGGACTCGTCGCGCATGACGATACTGTGCCGAGCACAATCAACTTCTAGCGTCTGCGTTGGACAGCAACACATGCGCAACCAGCTCCTTTTCTGTGGTCAATTTGTCTGATCCAGCCTGAGCCAGAACAGAACATCCGTGATTATTATGACAAAGTTGCTTACCTTTAGTCAAGAAAAGAATTGGCATCAGGTTTACCAAATGCCAATTCGCGTCAGCTGACAACGCGTTCTCACCACCAACATCTGCAATAAAATAAGTGTTATCTGATGCGGGTTGACCCCTCACAAACACAAGTGACACATTTACGTTAGACGCTTGCTACCAGTCGTGCCCACCTAATTGTGGCGCAATTGATTACCATACAAAATGACGATAAAAAAACAAGCGGCCATAGCCACTTGTTTTCTTTTGGCGGGGAAAGTTGGAAGGGATGGCGGCAGCGAGCAGCGATAAACGCGCTTACCTCAGAGCTTCCCTGCGCCGTGCAGGATGCTCAGCACGCTCCCTTTCGTGTTAACTAGTCGCCCAGGACACGGAACCGATCGGCACGGTCCATAAAGTCCTTGTCGCCAGCAGGTGCTTCGATAGAACCGAATGGCATCTGGGCACGCAGGCGCCAGTTAGCTGGAACATCAAATGCGGCACGGACTTCATCGTCAATGATTGGGTTGTAGTGCTGCATGTTCATGCCAATATTGTTGGTCGCAAGGGCCGTCCAGAATGCCAGGCTGGCGTTCCCGATTGCCTGTTCTGACCAGTCGTAGAAGTTATCCTTGTACAATGGGAAGTTGTCCTCAAGGTTCTTGATGACGTCCATGTCCGTGAACATCATGACGGTCCCATAAGCAGCCTTGAAGCTATTAATCTTCTCCAGGGTCTTCTGGTAAGCAGCCTCAGTTGGCACTTCGGACTTCAAACGCTTTGCGACGATGTCCCAAAGCTGGTCGTGCTTGTCGCCAAACAAGATAATCGCACGGGTACTCTGGGAATTGAAGGATGATGGGCTGTTTTCGATGATGCTCTCAATCAGTTCAACAATCTCCTGATCGCTCTGCTTCACGTTCTTACCTAGGGCGTAAATGCTGCGGCGTTGCTTTAAGTTGTTTAATACATCGTTGTTCATGGTTGGAACTCCTTTGTGAATTAATTTGCTTACTAATCGTAAGGTATTGACTTACAAAAGTAAAGTCACAAACTAACGTTCAGGGTTATTATAGACCCTATGACACCGGTATCAATGCTTTCACCACAAGAGTTTTTAAATATTAAATTGAGATTGTTTTAAAGTTTGAAAAAAGCCAAGCGCAACGGCGTTTGGCTTTCTGAAATATAACTAAATGCCGTAATACCCAATCCACATCGCGATGATGAGGATAATCAGGACGGCGGTCGTGATAATCGTATAGAAGTGGTCGCGTTCCTTCGCAAAAGCATATATCGAAACGACAACCCGCAAAACTGGTGTCAAAATGAGCAAGAATAAACCCAACATCATGACAGCATCTGGCTTCGCCGCAACGATGCCCTGGTAAATTGCCGGGAACGTGTGCGGGTGGACGCCTGCTGGATAACCATCATTGCCCTGAGCAAACATCAAGAGTAAGCCAATCAGGATGACAATGGCAGCGAGGACAACCCCAATCTGCATGATGCGCCCGATGATCTGTTCGACTTGTTTATTCTCATTAGCAAGTTTCTTTTTTTCGTCCATTAGATTGACACCCCAAATCCTTTAAGTAGCATTTGGATGCCCATGTAACCCATGATTGGCACGAAAATCATCCGCAGTACCCGCGTTGGCAACAGAACCATGACGCGAGTCCCAATCGTGGCACCGAGCAAAATCCCGATGGCGAGCGGTGCGGCAATGCCGGGTTGGAGACTGCCGTTAAAGAAATAGACAGTCGCACTTGCGGCAGCCGTGACACCCATCATCAGATTACTGGTGGCAGAAGATGGCTTCAGCGGCATGTGCATAATGGTATCCATCGCGATCACTTTGAACGCCCCTGATCCAATACCGAGCATCCCAGATGCCAGACCGGCGCCAAACATCATGGTGAACCCACCTGGCACGTTGGTCACCGAGTAGTCCACGTTCTTACCGGTCGATTTATCGTAGTACGAACCGCCCAGTCGCAACTTGTCGGCAATTTTGTCATCGGCTTCAGCAGGAATGGCGTCCTTCTTACCCATGAGTTTGCGCACCATGTTGTAGGTGGAGAAAATCAGCAGGGCTCCAAACAACCAGTACAGGAAGTTCCCAGGGACAAAACCGGCAGCAATCGCGCCAACGATGGCCCCAACTGTGGTGGCAATTTCAAGAAACATCGCCACCCGCAGGTTCAGCAGATCATCACGCAGGTAGGCAATCGTCGCACCTGAGCTCGTCGCAATGACGGCGATGATGCTGGCCGCAATCGCGTACTTGATATCCACGCCCATCAGTATCGTGATGACCGGGGTGACAATCATCCCGCCCCCGATACCAAGGATCGCGCCCAAAATACCGGCAGCTAATCCAGTGACAAGTAACAGCGCCATGTTAGCCGCCATTATTTCGCCGCTTTCTTAGCCGTTGTCCGTTTCCGTGTGGTCGTGGACTTCTTGGCCGTGGTCTTCCGCTTGGTTGTTGTCTTCTTGGCCGTCGTACGCCGCGTTGTCTTCTTAGTCGTCTTGGCCTTGTTGGCTGGGACTTCCTTAACGACAGGTGCCGGCTTGGCCGCCTCTTCGGTAATGTGTGCGACTTGTTCAACTGCAGTTGTCGCAGCGAGCTGCGTGTACGCCACTGCCTTGGCCACAAAGTCGTCGGTTGTCGCCAGCTCATCGATCCGCAGACCGGAAGCATTCAAGAACTTGTTTTCGGTCACGAGGTAGACGTTGACGGGAACAATCTCGTCGGCTTCAAAGAATCCACCCACCTTCTTGGCGTTGGCCAGTGGTAAGTTAATAATGCCCGTTTCAAAACTAATTAAAGTCGGTTCGGTGCCTTGCAAGGTCAGGGTTGCGCGAATCAATTCGCCCTGGTTCACCGCGTCGACCACGGCATCAGCGAGTGGCTGTAATGCGGCCACCATCGCTTCCGTGTCAGCGACGGCTGCAGGTGTGGTCAGCTGGTCGAAGTGCTTGACCTGTTCGTCGGCGGTTCGGTTCAAATAATGTTGCACGTTGATGTCCATAATGTGCTCCTCCACTGTGCTCCGTTCAGTCATTTCACGGGAACAATCATAGCGAACGCAGACGCATAAGGCAAACGCGCGGTACAATAGAAGTAATATTTTAAAGAATGGAGGACGCCGAATGCTTGCGAACCGGATTGGCGTACGCGAACTAGTTGAATTTACCGTGCGCACTGGGGATCTCAATCCCGCAAACAGTCCCAGCGCCAATACCGCCGCGCTCGGCAGCCGCA contains the following coding sequences:
- a CDS encoding GntR family transcriptional regulator; its protein translation is MTAPKYQFIEEDLRQQILDGTYPEGTIIPKELELAAHYSVSRPTIRQAVQNLVDQGLLEKKRKRGTMVRQNKIRQEFTHIIESYDQEMHAKGLATTTRVLDFRTEDATAEVAANLKLDAGSKVFKLVRLRYAGTTPIVLVTTYLPYAPLQDMATLDFTQVSLYAELAKRKAAIVHVRRKLEVMAADDTTSALLDVPTASPLFFFHTFGDASGGRRIEYSIASYRGDTNYFVFDIDNSSSNRDFHMS
- a CDS encoding nitroreductase family protein, which gives rise to MNNDVLNNLKQRRSIYALGKNVKQSDQEIVELIESIIENSPSSFNSQSTRAIILFGDKHDQLWDIVAKRLKSEVPTEAAYQKTLEKINSFKAAYGTVMMFTDMDVIKNLEDNFPLYKDNFYDWSEQAIGNASLAFWTALATNNIGMNMQHYNPIIDDEVRAAFDVPANWRLRAQMPFGSIEAPAGDKDFMDRADRFRVLGD
- a CDS encoding sulfite exporter TauE/SafE family protein, with translation MALLLVTGLAAGILGAILGIGGGMIVTPVITILMGVDIKYAIAASIIAVIATSSGATIAYLRDDLLNLRVAMFLEIATTVGAIVGAIAAGFVPGNFLYWLFGALLIFSTYNMVRKLMGKKDAIPAEADDKIADKLRLGGSYYDKSTGKNVDYSVTNVPGGFTMMFGAGLASGMLGIGSGAFKVIAMDTIMHMPLKPSSATSNLMMGVTAAASATVYFFNGSLQPGIAAPLAIGILLGATIGTRVMVLLPTRVLRMIFVPIMGYMGIQMLLKGFGVSI
- a CDS encoding DUF1634 domain-containing protein, with the translated sequence MDEKKKLANENKQVEQIIGRIMQIGVVLAAIVILIGLLLMFAQGNDGYPAGVHPHTFPAIYQGIVAAKPDAVMMLGLFLLILTPVLRVVVSIYAFAKERDHFYTIITTAVLIILIIAMWIGYYGI
- the deoC gene encoding deoxyribose-phosphate aldolase; translation: MSVYTLDDFARLIDHTDLHADATREDMVQLCKEAKEYHFKMVAINQVQSKLCAEQLAGTDIDTGAAIAFPLGQTTIEAKEFETQNAIDNGANEIDYVINITELKAKNYAYIEDEMTRIVKICHAAGIPCKVIFENPYLTKDEIKQVALIAKRVQPDFIKTATGFGPSGATVEDVRLMKATVGPDVKVKAAGGIRNSDDFLAMIAAGAQRIGTSSGIKIINALKERMATDGVTSIEVDDGR
- a CDS encoding peptide ABC transporter substrate-binding protein, with the protein product MKKNWQKIVAVSATVALSALVLAACGGKSNSASNKQVLNLPAAAQLDTIDISKSTGYGQTGNVYESFYRLGKKGKPIAGLAASSKKSADGKTWQFTIRKNAKWSNGDPITASDFVYSWRRSVTPKTASPYAYLFTGVKNADAISTGKADPATLGIKATGKRTLQIQLDQPIGYFKVLMAYPLFGPQSQKVADKYGKKYGTNAKYSVYSGPFKVSKWNGTANTWSFSKNPYYWDKSKVKLNKINYQVVSDSATSLDLFQTNKLDMSQLDPTQVSNYAKNKEYHTYPYSFVSFLNYNFNSKNAKTNKLLNNGNFRQALSASLDRKLLSKKVVGVNTIIPTGFVASSLASNPETGTDFSKDQQISGVNTYDKALAKSKWDAAKRETGISKAKITLLAASDSGDDPTAKEVVQYVKAQVEDLMPGMSINIKLMPTQGANEQEKNGDYDIMLSGWGADYNDPMSFLQIMTKGSAYNYGKYANVQYNTLVNKAATSDANNPKARWNDMVQASKIISRDQAVTPLYQSVYSWMQKSNVHGLVHNTAGTQWSYKTAYIK
- a CDS encoding sensor domain-containing diguanylate cyclase produces the protein MKINLFGMPIIMHLWLHPLNFVIWFVEVLVAVFFVSGVIRHYQELYEYAFDEKNDRVRRIVARVLMPVLTIGLGMLLHFIGYSYPDTGMACHNLGLFLLVFPLIDVGINNWELAVRIAGIAAVWYMHHMLGLNRPQFAISVGLLLIGIVYMRINPQRIRQNLWASTVTFLYVALTFWLLIPPFSAPSQRGVIIFQAVVMYMAVTGIATFLWIREHRRAVHATEVERLASFDQLTNAANYNQYQADMANMFDEARADNRKLTMVSIDIDHFKQINDHYGHLAGNSVLIGVATTLDDELSQLPGKHKLYRTGGEEFAIAFADCDPDSVLDEMQSIWQQVQKAHYHYGDYDISVTISMGITALRPNDYSIDDLAKRADDNLYLSKHAGRDTITVEGETVHGNGERDLIATYAYFTQPIKPADGKGRYRNELLLRMFDQEHERWVLPEMFDISVQTQIDLMRRTLAQSSTRRIAINLTTAQFSDRNVANALVEFAQSKEGPDELSIEITDVPSLKVMRDIAAIYRAGQVLVEIDDVGSDNSFEVVNKLLPYADGVKFAMQNLRQTTTMESLHERIKFWVQVASEHQLDFVLEGVENKEEVDWAHDKLGIQHFQGYYFSKPFLPRL